One Desulfovibrio desulfuricans DNA window includes the following coding sequences:
- a CDS encoding cupin domain-containing protein, whose product MKKMLFAAALCSLVFAGTALAGEPQLYPKDSLKTWNRDNVAGGQGTLFGQFGFTRNDASKDMVIKEIGWMTLQPGASIGMHKHENNEDAYIIVSGEGVFTDSAGKETPVKGGDITIARPGDTHALKCSGNVPLVFLDVIGQR is encoded by the coding sequence ATGAAAAAGATGCTTTTTGCCGCAGCGCTGTGTTCACTGGTGTTTGCCGGAACGGCTCTTGCGGGCGAACCGCAGCTCTACCCAAAGGATTCCTTGAAAACATGGAACCGCGATAACGTGGCGGGCGGTCAGGGAACCTTGTTTGGTCAGTTCGGCTTTACCCGCAACGATGCCTCCAAGGACATGGTTATCAAGGAAATCGGCTGGATGACCCTGCAACCGGGCGCTTCCATTGGCATGCACAAGCATGAAAACAATGAAGACGCTTACATCATCGTTTCCGGCGAGGGCGTGTTCACCGACAGCGCGGGCAAGGAAACTCCGGTAAAAGGCGGCGACATCACCATCGCCCGTCCTGGCGATACCCACGCGCTCAAATGCAGCGGCAACGTGCCTCTGGTATTTCTGGATGTGATCGGCCAGCGCTAA
- a CDS encoding DMT family transporter, giving the protein MFNGYVWILLAALLWSLLGVVSKFCQHAGVLPLETAFWRAAIGCAFFLAHAALTGGLRIPLRHALTFMLFGAWGVGVFFGAMQMAIKLSGGATAVVLLYTAPVWVAVFSRFLFDEHITRRKALAVLIALSGTALVCFSGGSLPGETSLEGIGFGLLSGLCYATHYPFYRWWQRRYSTASIYGFMLLGGVVALGFSGPVHVDHAPDTWGWLFALGLLTCYMAYICYGQGLKRISLVRAAVTCHLEPVLGTLWVWLFWNESFSASGWLGGALVLSAVFLLTTDKTSE; this is encoded by the coding sequence ATGTTTAACGGCTATGTATGGATTTTGCTGGCGGCCCTGCTGTGGTCGCTGTTGGGCGTTGTTTCCAAATTCTGCCAGCATGCGGGCGTATTGCCGCTCGAAACGGCCTTTTGGCGGGCGGCCATTGGCTGCGCCTTTTTCCTGGCGCATGCCGCTCTGACCGGGGGCCTGCGCATTCCCTTGCGCCATGCCCTGACATTTATGCTCTTTGGCGCATGGGGCGTCGGGGTGTTTTTCGGGGCCATGCAAATGGCCATCAAGCTCAGCGGCGGCGCAACCGCCGTGGTGCTGCTGTATACGGCCCCGGTGTGGGTGGCTGTTTTTTCGCGCTTTCTGTTTGACGAGCACATAACACGGCGCAAGGCGCTGGCCGTGCTCATTGCCCTTTCCGGCACGGCGCTGGTCTGCTTTTCCGGCGGCAGCCTGCCGGGGGAAACTTCCCTTGAGGGCATTGGTTTTGGCCTGCTCTCCGGCCTGTGCTACGCCACCCACTATCCCTTTTACCGCTGGTGGCAACGCCGCTATTCCACAGCCAGCATTTACGGCTTCATGCTGCTGGGCGGTGTGGTGGCCCTTGGCTTCAGCGGCCCGGTGCATGTGGATCACGCCCCCGACACATGGGGCTGGCTGTTTGCCCTTGGGCTGCTCACCTGCTACATGGCCTACATCTGCTACGGGCAGGGGCTGAAACGCATCAGCCTTGTGCGGGCCGCCGTTACCTGCCATCTGGAGCCGGTTCTCGGCACTCTTTGGGTCTGGCTGTTCTGGAACGAAAGTTTCAGCGCGTCCGGCTGGCTGGGCGGCGCGCTGGTTCTCAGTGCGGTATTTCTGCTGACCACGGACAAAACCAGCGAATAG
- a CDS encoding alkaline phosphatase family protein yields the protein MSRVVFVLLDGLAAATARRCMSYMQSLTDAGLARHTVLQGELPPLSRPIYATLLTGLRPAQSGIMHNDDARLCPAPTIFSRAQATGLTTAAAAYHWMSELCNVAPFEPGRDRITDDAALPIAHGLFYCTDAYPDDEIFHDAACLRRRHEPHLLLAHSMGIDNAGHLHGANSKEYRDAARRADGLLARWLPEWTSAGYAVLVTSDHGMDDDGRHNDNSEASRRVPLWLAGEGFKNTPLPTDQTQIAGLVCRALGIE from the coding sequence ATGTCCCGCGTGGTCTTTGTGCTGCTGGATGGCCTTGCCGCCGCCACGGCCCGCCGCTGCATGAGCTACATGCAGTCGCTCACCGATGCTGGTCTGGCGCGCCATACTGTGTTGCAAGGCGAACTGCCGCCGCTCTCCCGCCCCATTTACGCCACCCTGCTCACAGGCCTGCGCCCGGCGCAAAGCGGCATTATGCATAATGATGATGCCCGGCTCTGCCCCGCGCCCACCATTTTCAGCCGTGCACAGGCAACAGGCCTGACCACCGCCGCGGCTGCCTACCACTGGATGAGCGAACTGTGCAATGTGGCCCCCTTTGAGCCAGGGCGCGACCGGATTACGGACGATGCGGCCCTGCCCATTGCCCACGGCCTGTTTTACTGCACTGATGCCTACCCGGACGATGAGATTTTTCACGATGCAGCCTGCCTGCGGCGGCGCCATGAACCGCATCTGCTGCTGGCGCACAGCATGGGCATTGACAACGCAGGCCATCTGCACGGCGCAAACAGCAAAGAATACCGGGATGCCGCCCGCAGGGCCGATGGCCTGCTGGCCCGCTGGCTGCCGGAATGGACGTCGGCAGGCTACGCGGTACTGGTCACCAGCGATCACGGCATGGACGACGACGGCCGCCATAACGACAACAGCGAAGCCAGCCGGCGGGTTCCCCTGTGGCTGGCGGGCGAAGGGTTTAAAAACACCCCCCTGCCCACAGATCAAACGCAGATTGCAGGGCTTGTATGCCGTGCGCTCGGCATTGAATAA
- a CDS encoding glycosyltransferase, with translation MTIPQRILFFMEDLCYGGTQRQTLELARRLDRTRFTPVMLTLTGPTDLDEAARDAGIELHHMGHGRKVPPLFFAALYSKLRMLQPDVIVPCTALPNIWGRIWGRLGWLGEKKVPRIVGTCRGGGGPKRQHERWLWRLTDHMICNSEALHEILLYFGLPQSRLSYIPNGVDTEFFAPSGAAPSARAPEIVCVARLAGDKDHLTLLRAFEIVLQRHPSARLRIVGDGPEEANLHQWAAQHAAGSNVDFIPGGLDMRGHYAAGRIFALSSVREGQPNVILEAMACGLPVCATSVGGIPRLVESGQNGLLSQAGDVAALAENCCRLLEDGALCEAMGQAGRLRVEQDFSFTAMVEAHQAVFAGLRRN, from the coding sequence ATGACCATCCCACAGCGCATCCTCTTTTTTATGGAGGATCTTTGTTATGGCGGTACGCAACGCCAGACTCTTGAACTGGCCCGCCGCCTGGATCGAACTCGTTTTACGCCGGTCATGCTTACGCTCACTGGCCCCACTGATCTGGATGAAGCCGCGCGGGATGCGGGCATAGAGCTGCACCACATGGGGCATGGCCGCAAGGTGCCTCCCCTGTTTTTCGCTGCCCTGTATTCAAAGCTGCGCATGTTGCAGCCAGATGTCATCGTGCCTTGCACGGCCTTGCCCAATATATGGGGGCGCATCTGGGGGCGGCTGGGCTGGCTTGGCGAAAAAAAAGTCCCGCGTATTGTGGGAACCTGCCGTGGCGGTGGCGGCCCCAAGCGGCAGCATGAACGCTGGCTTTGGCGGCTTACGGATCATATGATCTGCAATTCCGAAGCATTGCATGAAATTTTGCTGTATTTCGGCTTGCCGCAATCCCGTTTGAGCTACATCCCCAACGGGGTGGATACAGAATTTTTTGCGCCGTCCGGGGCTGCGCCCTCGGCACGTGCGCCCGAGATTGTCTGCGTGGCGCGCCTTGCGGGCGACAAGGATCATCTGACCCTCTTGCGAGCCTTTGAGATTGTGTTGCAACGCCACCCCTCGGCGCGTTTACGCATTGTGGGGGATGGCCCGGAAGAGGCCAACCTGCACCAGTGGGCCGCGCAACACGCCGCCGGAAGCAACGTGGACTTTATCCCCGGCGGGCTTGATATGCGCGGGCACTATGCCGCTGGGCGCATCTTTGCACTTTCATCCGTGCGCGAAGGTCAGCCCAATGTGATTCTTGAAGCCATGGCCTGCGGCCTGCCCGTGTGCGCCACATCGGTTGGCGGCATTCCACGGCTGGTGGAGAGCGGTCAGAACGGTCTGCTTTCACAGGCGGGCGATGTGGCGGCCCTGGCGGAAAACTGCTGCCGTCTGCTCGAAGACGGCGCGCTGTGCGAGGCCATGGGCCAGGCCGGGCGTTTGCGCGTAGAGCAGGATTTTTCCTTCACTGCCATGGTGGAGGCGCATCAGGCCGTTTTTGCTGGCTTGCGCCGCAACTGA
- a CDS encoding glycosyltransferase family 2 protein, producing MFWIWFLLATSQCALLYILARRGESMPRRIEEEAEANRAIPEDKWPSVGMIVPVAGRDPRMEGALRSLLTQDYPRFVPVLVTAEENEPAAELVGRLKQDFPALRHVVAGTATGCGQKNHNSLQGIAALGDEVDVYVFCDSTHMAEPDFLRHLAAPMARGEASFSTGYHVVEPRDDQPVTLAYTLCVMLMRYLQAMSAFTQLWGGAMAMTREAYVKYGVAQLWLENVVDDCSLTALLQVRGAKVRLCPGALLHTDAVNHSTPVWRAWMDRQVLFLKFCMPGQWKLLGLMCVMMALPMVCAALAFLGWIVNVGSGAGVLLGLFWLAAMVSALHLWRGLLAKPVPLWRWCMAFADAVRMFTSVYWQSIKSWDIVWHGIRYEVGKGGVVLRSEHSQGIK from the coding sequence ATGTTCTGGATATGGTTTTTGCTGGCCACCTCCCAATGCGCTCTGTTGTATATTCTGGCCCGCAGGGGCGAAAGCATGCCCCGCCGTATTGAGGAAGAAGCCGAGGCCAACCGCGCCATACCTGAAGACAAATGGCCTTCTGTGGGCATGATTGTGCCCGTGGCCGGGCGCGATCCGCGCATGGAAGGCGCGTTGCGCAGCCTTTTGACCCAGGATTACCCCCGTTTTGTCCCCGTGCTCGTTACTGCGGAAGAAAATGAACCCGCCGCCGAGCTTGTAGGCAGACTCAAGCAGGATTTTCCCGCTCTGCGTCATGTGGTGGCAGGCACCGCCACGGGTTGCGGGCAAAAAAACCATAACAGCCTTCAGGGTATTGCCGCTCTGGGCGATGAAGTGGACGTCTATGTGTTCTGCGACAGCACTCACATGGCGGAACCCGATTTTCTGCGGCATCTGGCGGCGCCCATGGCCAGGGGCGAGGCTTCGTTCAGCACCGGTTACCATGTGGTGGAGCCTCGCGACGACCAGCCCGTAACGCTGGCCTATACGCTGTGCGTCATGCTTATGCGCTACCTGCAAGCCATGTCTGCCTTTACCCAGTTGTGGGGCGGCGCTATGGCCATGACCCGCGAGGCCTATGTAAAATACGGCGTGGCGCAGTTGTGGCTTGAAAACGTGGTGGACGACTGCTCGCTCACGGCTCTGCTTCAGGTGCGCGGCGCAAAAGTGCGGCTCTGCCCTGGCGCTTTGCTGCACACCGATGCCGTTAATCACTCCACGCCCGTCTGGCGGGCCTGGATGGACAGGCAGGTGCTTTTTCTCAAGTTTTGCATGCCCGGCCAGTGGAAGCTGCTGGGTCTCATGTGTGTTATGATGGCCCTGCCCATGGTGTGCGCGGCCCTGGCCTTTCTGGGCTGGATTGTGAACGTGGGCAGCGGCGCCGGCGTGTTGCTGGGGCTGTTCTGGCTGGCGGCGATGGTGAGCGCGCTGCATCTGTGGCGTGGTCTGCTTGCCAAGCCCGTGCCGCTGTGGCGCTGGTGCATGGCCTTTGCGGACGCCGTACGCATGTTCACCTCTGTTTATTGGCAGAGCATAAAGTCGTGGGATATTGTCTGGCACGGCATACGGTATGAAGTCGGCAAGGGCGGGGTAGTGCTGCGCTCTGAACACAGTCAGGGAATAAAATAG
- a CDS encoding ABC transporter permease has product MSDLIRVSLRQVVRQRGFGVMLSIALGITAFIVLAVLGREIRYKVGQDMVLMGGVNVIQVYMDDAQYPGQPDREFYPETVEALSQLPGVSLVSRNLRDNKNFPIRGTGERTLNVDFIGIDQYFAEVYSIDLVAGRLLNQEDVDAHRRVCLLGRDAARNLFGGSEEAIGKLLFLEQDVFEVVGVVSGVMLGSWSQGGFLPYTTMADRNWGRGKVRRLFIRAIGWEDVPPLVKIIPQMVREHQSAPYIVVQTQEDQLKRIKTTFMWVEALLWLGIAASLMLGGFGIWYGTFAAVRARTREVGLKKAMGGSDIDILAQFLAEALCKSVAGGIFGILIGCALVEIGSLSLGTGVSYSLLFFSSLGSIVFSAVIGIAGGLFPAMQASRMDVVTALRFE; this is encoded by the coding sequence ATGTCAGACCTTATTCGCGTCAGCCTCAGGCAGGTTGTGCGCCAGCGCGGCTTCGGGGTGATGCTTTCCATCGCCCTGGGCATCACGGCGTTTATCGTCCTGGCGGTACTTGGCCGCGAAATCCGGTACAAGGTGGGGCAGGACATGGTGCTTATGGGTGGCGTCAACGTCATCCAGGTATACATGGATGACGCCCAGTACCCCGGCCAGCCCGACCGAGAATTTTATCCTGAAACTGTGGAAGCCCTTTCCCAGTTGCCCGGCGTCAGCCTGGTGAGCAGAAACCTGCGCGACAACAAAAATTTCCCCATACGCGGCACCGGCGAGCGCACGCTTAATGTGGATTTTATCGGCATCGACCAGTATTTCGCCGAGGTCTATTCCATTGATCTGGTGGCCGGGCGGCTGCTCAATCAGGAAGATGTGGACGCTCACAGGCGGGTATGCCTGCTAGGCAGGGATGCGGCCAGAAATTTATTCGGCGGTTCGGAAGAAGCCATAGGCAAGCTGCTCTTTCTGGAGCAGGATGTTTTTGAAGTGGTGGGCGTTGTCAGCGGCGTCATGCTCGGCAGCTGGAGCCAGGGCGGCTTTTTGCCCTATACCACCATGGCCGACCGCAACTGGGGCCGGGGCAAGGTGCGCAGGCTCTTTATCCGCGCTATCGGGTGGGAAGACGTGCCGCCGCTTGTCAAAATTATTCCTCAGATGGTGCGCGAGCATCAGTCTGCCCCATATATTGTGGTGCAGACGCAGGAAGATCAGCTCAAACGCATCAAAACCACCTTCATGTGGGTTGAGGCTCTGCTGTGGCTTGGTATTGCCGCATCGCTCATGCTGGGCGGTTTTGGCATCTGGTATGGCACGTTTGCCGCAGTTCGGGCCAGAACTCGCGAAGTGGGCCTTAAAAAGGCCATGGGCGGCTCGGATATAGACATACTGGCGCAGTTCCTGGCCGAGGCCCTGTGCAAATCGGTTGCTGGCGGCATATTTGGCATTCTCATTGGCTGCGCGCTGGTCGAGATCGGTTCCTTATCGCTTGGAACGGGCGTTTCGTACTCGCTGCTGTTCTTCAGCAGCTTGGGAAGCATCGTTTTTTCTGCCGTCATAGGCATTGCGGGCGGTCTGTTCCCTGCCATGCAGGCAAGCCGTATGGACGTGGTAACCGCTCTGCGATTCGAATAG